Below is a genomic region from Neovison vison isolate M4711 chromosome 9, ASM_NN_V1, whole genome shotgun sequence.
ggaaggaagaggaaaacacagCAGAGAGGTTTGGGCATCTAGGAGCTAGCGTGGGCCATCCTCgggaaataaaggaaagggaTGGACCCTGACCTTTGCCACCcatgctcctccccaccctgcgtacagtgacttaacccactgaatgggaggcTGCTGTATGATCGACTGAAAAACTTAGGGAGGAGCCTGAGTTTAAGACACCCGTCTTTGGAGGTGACTCCTTGGGTTACTGATTACACACGAAGAACTGCTCTGTCTCCCTCGagtgactccaggaaacaaacccGAGACACACTGTGGTGGCACGGAAGAGGCTGACTGCCACTGCCCCCAGAGGCCACTGTTCTGCTGGGAGCCAGAGGGGCTTCTGTCTTCAGCGaaggaaagcagagactttaTGTCCATGTTATATGGGCAAAAACAGGACACCAGATGGAGAAAGGCCAATAACGAAAACATATTTACATATCTAGAGAGAAATAGCCAAGCCCCGAACTAATTAACTTCTCTGCTCAAAAATCAGTGCTTAGCCATATCCTGGAAGACAGGTCCCCGAAACTGTGGCTGCTCTCAGGATTATGACGTCCAAAACAGGCAGCCTAATTGAagttggggcagggagggaagacaCTGGTCAGCGACATATGGGTAAAAAGAGGATAAAGGAGCCAAATTAGGGCAAGGGGTTCTTGGGGCCTACTATGACTCGAAGGCCCATAGTTTTAGATTTCATGTGTCTCACGCTCCTCAGAGGACCCAGGATAAGAAGTAAGAGTCTCCTGGGCTCTCTAAACCGTCAGCAGGATGAGAACAGTGAGAAGTCaggcagtgggaggagcagaagatGATGGGAACAGGACCCACTTGATTCTTCTCAAGAGCTCGGGCAACTTGGAAGAGCGTAACACCTAACGGCACTACATGCAGAACAGAAGGGCGACCCAAAGCCTCCTGTCCGGAGAGGCCCGGATCTTCCGTTTCCACCAAACTATCCGCGTGGAAGGGAACCAGATCGAAACGCGACCGGGTGGAGACACGAAAGATGAAGAGGGTCCAACCtgcaaaaaaatcaaaacaagccAGACCGATCCAAGCGCAGCTCAGGAATGCCCACATCCTGGGACGCCCTTTCCTGAGCTGCTTTGCGCaacggtggggggtgggggggggcacggttgggggtgggggttaatCAGTGACTCGAGCGGCTCACACACCTGACCGCTCATCCACACCTCCCCCCTCCCTGACGCTCACCTTCACGGCGGCGGACACGGCGGGGACGCTGCCATACTGGACGTGCTTCCGCAGGTGGTTGCAGATGGCTCGGAGCGTCGGGTGCACTTCCACACAGAATTTACACTTGTAGCCCACCACCTTCCTCTCCTTGATCTTTGGCACCTCTTCTAAGTGACCAAAAGGCTGGTAAAATACAGTGGTAGCCATCAGTACTCCGAGCCCTCCCTCGCACGCCGGCGTTCACGCTTGTCGCTTACGAGCGGACTTTATTTCAAAGTGGATTAGCAGGTTAGAAACCAAGGGAGGGATACGGCCGTGTGTTTACAGAACGAGGTCGTCAGAGCCGTGGCACGCTGCCTGCCACGCAAAAGTCTCCGGAACCCACACGTGTTACGACTTGTGAGGAGAGCAGAGTTCTGTGGAGAAGCGTCATGGTCACGGCCACCGCGTCGGGTGGTTTTCAAAGCAGTGTCAACCACGCAGGTGAAACGTTGCATAGCTACGCCATTAGTGAACGTCTTGACCAGGAAAAggaaccaaccaaacaaacaaaaaaaaaaaccccaaaaccgaAAACCAACCACTCAGACAAATCTACTCCTGGAGATGGCAGGTTCCTGTAGCAGACACTGCGGACCAGCACCACGGCTGACACCAGGAGACGGCCCACAGCTGCCTTAGAAAGAGAGCGAGCGGCGTCGTGTAACGGGGCCTCACGTAAAGGCTACTTGGCGGAAGGAGATACAGAGAAACCACCCCGGCCCTCCCCCCACGGGAGCcttgggagagtgggagggaggggagccgGGCGGTGGAGAAGGGCGAGCCTAGGATGGGGGGCTATCAAGCTCGAAACGTTTAATTGACTTATGGAGCTCTCTGGCAAAGCTAAGTCACTAGGAAGCCTGTAGCAGTTTGGCTGGCAACGAAGAAGTGCGTGTGGGCACCAGTGATGAGAGGcctcctgggggaagggaaatcAAAACATAGCCTTACCCTCTCTTGtttgaaatctgcaaaagcaccATCTGCATATTTCTGCTTGCTCAAAagctgtttcctcctctcctgaCGTTTGGCACGCTTCTGGAATTCCTCATTGTGAACGTTCAAGTGTGAGGTCAGCTCCGCTGTGCTTTGCAGTTTGCTATCACAGTGCTTACACTGGTAGGCGGGGCTCTGCAGGCGGGGGCCGCCGCCCAGGATGACGAAGTCCCTCTTGAGGTCCCGGCTGTGGTGGTCGGTGTAGTGCATGCACAGCAGCTCGGCCGTGCTGAAGGACAGCTTGAAGCACCTGACGCAGCGGAACGGGAGCCACTCGGTCTCCGCAGCTTCGCTTCCCTCCACCTCGGCCTTCTCGAAgctgcctctctcctcctcttccatcAGCACCGGCTTCTCGTGCTCGTCCGCGTAGACGGCCGTGAAGTAGCCGCCCAGCTTGCTGGCGTGCTGCTTCTTCGGGAACACCCCCGGGTGGCGCTTCATGTAGTGGGACACGATGCCCTTCTTGCTGAAGGACTGGAAGGAGCACAGCGAGCACTTTTTCTTCTCCACGGCCCGCCGCAGCTCCTCGCTGAGTTGCGGGGAGTCGTCCTTGGGCGGGGACGGGATGATCACCTTGTTGGGCTTGTCGCTGATGGTCCGGGAGGCGGCCAGGCAGTGGGTGTAGTAGGCGTCGATGTCGTGGCGCTTCTGGTAGTGGGCCGCCAGCCCCTTGCGGATGGGGTTGGTGTAGGCGCACAGGGCGCACTTGAAGAGGTTGTTCTTGCCCTCCGGCTGGGCGCGGACGTTGTTGTGCTTGATGCGGTAGTGCCTGGCGATGCCCTTCCTCGTGGAGCAGAAGTACTTGCAGAGCTGACACCGGAACACAGTGTGGGAGACCAGGTGCGAGGCGGAGAAGTGCGACGTGGACATGGGCTCCTCTCCCATGTCGTCCTCGGCAGCGGATACCTGGGAGGGGCTCACTTCTGTGGTCATCTCGGGCTCCAGGGAGACTGGCAGCTTCGGGGGCGACGGAGAAAAGACGTCGAATTCGGGCTGATTGTGGTACTTCTCGTAGTGGATCTTGAGCTTCTCCAGCGTGCCGTGCGTGTAGGGACACAGTTTGCAACGGTAGGCGCCGTAGCCTTGCTTGAAGATTCTGCTCGTCTCCTCCACGTCGTTCTGCGCTATGTCCGCGGACTGCTCCACATCGTGCACGAAGTCCTCGGCGGTCACCTTGATGGCCGGGTGGCGCTTCTGGTAGTGCGTCAGGACGCCGTGGATGCGGGTGTTGATGTAGGGGCAGTGTCTGCATTTGTAGACAGCGCCGGGGTTGATGTCGATGTCCTGGGCAAAGTCAGCCGCCTTCACCTTCATGCCGGGGTGCTTCTTCCCGTAGTGGGTGAGCAGGCCATGCAAGTTGTTGTACTCAGACTGGCAAACTGTGCACTGGTACGGGGTGGACGAGATGGCCGGGTTGGCGGAGGCCAGCTGGATGCTCTTCTCTGGGGAGAGCCTCGCATCATCTGGGCACTCTGCGTCCTGCTCGGGGAGTGGAGTGGGCAAGCTGTTCTCGCAATTCACGGGACCCACCAGCTCTTCGGCGGAGGGGGGTAGGGGATTCTCGATGGCATCTTTCTCCTTGATGATATCCAGCAGCACCGACTCATCACCATTCATGGCCCAGGGATGGAATGCCTGGTAGTGATTGGTGATGTCCCAGATGGACATGGCCTCAAAGACACAGTCTCTGCATCGGTACGTTTTGGCTTCCGTGGGCAAcgcgagggagggaggggacgggTCTGGCCCAGCCCAGAGTTTGGTAGCCATGTAAGTGTAGTCAACGTAATGCTCTGGATGCCTCCTCTGGTAATGCAGGAGCAGACCGTTGGGCTCCGTGTGCGAATAGATACACCACTCGCAGTGGTAGCCAGCTTCTATCAAGCCATCAAGGAACGCCCACCGCATGATGGACGTGACTGTGGCCTTCAAGGCAGGGTGGTCTTTCTTGATATGCTTCCTCAGTGCATAGAAGTAGGGGGAGGTATACGAGCACTGCCTACACTTGAGCGCTCGAAGTTTCGCTTTGTCCCGCTCCGCGCTGGAGGGGGCCATGAGCACACAGCTGGCAGGCTTCTTCTGGTTCCGGTCACAGAGGCTTCGGATGGTGGCCGTGTGCTGCCGGATCACATCTGCATTGGCCTTGAAGTCTCGGTGCTTCTTCTGATAGTGAATGAGGACACCCTTGACCGTCCGGTTCCCGTAATCACAGTGCTGGCAAAAGAACATCTCATTCTCCACAGGAGGGCCATCTCGCTCAGAGCTGCTGCGGTTCAGCTGTTGCATGGGGGCGGGTGGCCGAGGGGAGCCTTGAGGCCCCTCAGACCCCCTCATCATTGCAGCTGTGGGAGGAGCCTGTCTGATATATTTGGCAGTGACCTTTATTTCTGGGTGTCTTTTCTGGTAGTGGACAAGCACTCCCACAACTGACCGATTGCTGTACGAACAGTGTTTGCAGTAGTAAAGCTCAGTACTGAGGTCTGGTGgcgggggttgtggggggggtggggaacccATGTTGGACATTTTGGGAGACATTGGAGCACCCACCTCAAATGATAATTGAGAAAGGGCAGAGCCCCTGTCCACAGACACCATTCGCATGGTTTTCTGGATCCTAAAGTAGGAAGCCTTTTCTTCCGGGTGTTTCTTCTGATAATGAACCAAGACAGAATGCATGTTGGGGCTTGCAAACGAGCAAACGTCACAATCGTAAACGACAACAGTGTTAACTGAGGGGTCCTTCTGATTTTCACATTCTGGAGTATAGGTCTTTGAAGGAGTGTTTTTATTAAATGTAGCCGGCAGACCGCCACCGCGAGCCACGGGAGTGGAAGTTGCCATGCTCTTGGGGGCTGAATTCAGAATCTCCCTCAGCGTCTGGGATTCCGTATTCAGCCCTTCCTGCTGCTCCACGACGTAGCTGGAAAATATCATCGCATTGTTGATCTTGACCGTGGGATGCATTCTTTGGTAATGTGGCATCAGGCTTCGGACGTTCGGGCTCGTGTAGGAACAAAACCGACAGCGGTAGATCAGGTCCGAATGGTCGAAGTTGAGTACATTCATGGCTTCTGGGTGGTGTTCACCGTAATGCTGCTGCAGGTCTTCAAAGTTGGTGTAGTCAATGTAGCATTCCAGGCACCTGTACACGGCACTGTGGTCGTTGGGGTCCAAGATGTACCGAAAGCTGAACTTGATATAAGGGTGCATCCGTTGGTAGTGGGTGCTGACGCTCCGGGCCGATTTGTTGTTAAAGTCACAGTGTTTGCAATAATAAAGCCGTCCAGAGTCACCAAAGTCCGTGTTCTCATTATTGTGCTCTGTCCCATAGATGGGAGTCTGGGTGTTCAGCAGAGCAGTACTGGAAACTTGGTGGTCTTTCATGTTGGCCGAGGAGCCGTAGTAATCCTCTTCGTCTTCGGAAAGGGTGAGCTCAATTTCCGCCCCGTTGGTGGCGTTGTAGTCGTGGGCGACGCTTCTGAAGCTGGGCTCCTTTTGGGGCTCGCCGGCGTCTCTCGCCCAGATCTGCTGGGCCGAGAAGGATGTGGACACCTCCATGACCGGCTCTGTGGGCTCTTCCTCCCTGTCCAACTCGACCTCTATCTCCACTTCgttgtcttcctcttcctcctcatcgtCCTCCACGTTGATCACCGCGTCCTCCTGCTGCTTTGTCTGGTTGATTTTGCTCTGGAGGTTGCTGGCGATCTCGTCGATCCTCGTTCTCTTCTTCACGGGCGACAGATCGAGGGGAAAGTCGTTGGCGAGCTTCCTAGAGGCCTTAGCTACAAAATTGTTCTTGGAGGACAACCCAAGAATTGAGGTCTGACTTTTCTTCACAGTGTTGCTGGAAGAGGGGTGGCTGTCTGTCTCGCTCTCCAACGGCAGGCTTGAGGGCTGCCCCTCGAATTTTGGCAAGTTGTCGCAGAACGAGTGCTTGTGCTGCTGATGGACCCGTAGCCCTTTCAGAGTCGTGGTGGAGTAATTACACATGGTGCATTTGTAAGGGTGCAGGGGTGGGCCTGGCACGGGCGGCTGGGGCGGCTGCacgggcaggggctggggctgcggcTGGGCTGGCACCTGGTGGGGCTGTAGCTGCGGTGGCTGCGGCTGGGATGgcggtgggggtggcgggggcggcgggggcggcggctgTTGCTGCTGCAGGGGATCCAACAGGACCCCCGGCTTTCTGCCATTGACGCTCGAGCTCTCGTAAGACACAACACCTTCGTTCAGGGAAGCAGAAAGGCTCTCGCTCTGGGAATTCACAGCATCCCAATCTGACGTTGTACCCGTGTGACACTGCTTGTGAGCCCCAAGCTTCAACGAGCTCTTGCAAGTAAACGGACATTCGTCACATTTGTAGACGGCAGTCTTTCCGGACAAATGGATGTTTTCTATGTGACGGGAGATGCTACGTCGATGCATAGTGAGGAAGGGACAGAAAGGGCACTGGAACCTATTCATGAACCTTCTAAACGGAATCCCCTTGGTCTCCAGCAACTTGTTGCCGTCCGAGCCCATCAGCTGCTCTGCAGATATGCCTGACGTCTGGTGATCCATGGCATTCAAGCCGTTCTCGCTGTCTAGCTCGTTCAACTCTTCATCAGAACTGGAGTCATTCAGCATGCTGTTGGTTTCCAGGTCAGCAGAGGAATTGGTCATGTCAGCCATGCCATAACGCGATCTCTCCGCCAAGTTAACGAGGCCAGAGTTGTGAGGGGACTTCGGCTTCATCTGAGGGTAAGACACGGATGGAAACTTGGAAGCGGATGAAGAATTGGGTCTCATGATGGAGTTACTGATGGAGCCCCGGAAGTTGGAGACGTTGGCGCTGGGCATCTCCCGGCTTGCAGCATTCATGGACAGATAGGTGGAGTTGGAAGTGGGGCTGGGGGCGCTTTTGTTCTGCACATCGGGGAGGTTAGTCCCTTCTTGCTGCTGGCGGAGGCTGGAAAGGATCTTGACCATGCTGCGATGCTTCTTCATCATGTGGTCACACCAGCGCTCCCGGCGGGGGGTCTGGTAGCTGCACCACTCACAGCAAAAGTTGCCTCGAGACTTGGTCAAAGGCTTGACCATGGACTCTAAGATGCTGCGCTCCACGACCTCTGCTGGCAGTTCCTTGCAGGGGTCCTGCAGGGACACGGGTGGGACCACAGGGTCTGGTAttggagcaggggcagggagaggagcagtggTCTCCTTCAAATTGTTTTTGTGATACATCTTCTGGTGCTTAATTATCCTCGCCCTCCTCGGTGACTTATATGTGCAAAACTGGCAAGAGAAGACCTTTCCAAATCCCTCATGCATCATGATATTATAATTTAAGGATCCTGGAATAGGGGGGCCTGCCGAACTCCCTTCAGCTTGAGCTCCGTGGACCTTCCTTGTGTGTTCGATGAGGAGATTTTTTGACCTGAAGTAGCGTACGCAGAACTTGCATTGAAAAAACTTGTTTGTTGGTTTGGGATTAGGGGCAATATGCTGACCGTAATATCCTGGACTGTGGCCATAGTAGCTTCCGGTCCCCAATGCAGTTGCATTTTGACCTAAAAAGAAAGCATGAGGTAAGTgagaacagaaaagcaaacaaaagagaattaagaaattTCATCAGGcaaatcaatttttcttttcaactgtTCTTCATTAATAAACATCACATTCGAAAGTCCTAATAACATCTCCAAATGAGGCCCTGAAGAGTATTAATGAAGCATTAATGAACACACACATAGCGCTTCTCACAGATGAAAACGCAGCATTCAGCTTTAGAGACGATACTCACCTCATCTCCACTAACGTGCCCTAGGGCTATAAAAAGATGCATTTCCCACACTGCGACATTCATCCCAGAATTCTGCAAGGTACTATCCTGTTCTCCAAATTGAAAGGAAACTAAAACGTAAAGGAAGCTAAAAGGACAATAACATAGGACACTCAAGTAGAGAAACGTGACGCCCTAATTGCAAAGACGGCTCGCAAAGAGCAAGAACTCTGAAGAAGCCACATGTGCCAAGACCCATGGCTACAGGCTAAAACTAGAGGGGCGCCATGAAACAGATCAGATACGCCCAGAATCAGCAAAGATTTACCTGATAAATCCTCTGCAATCGCAAATTCGTCCTTTATCGAAGAATACTCCACCTCTGTCTGATTACTGGCATTCATGGACCCGGATCGTGGCTCATTAGCATTGTCTTCAGCAACATCAGTTGGCTGCAGAAATGCTGTGTGGACATCCTGGATGTGTGCCTTGAGATCTTCGTAGGATGGGGCTCGGAAGTCACAGCCATCACACTGTAGCACCTCCATGATCTGGGCCTACCTTCTCACATTAGGAACCTGTGACAGAATTCAGAATACAGTGTCTGAAGAACTGTACTAGCTGAATATCCCAAGTGGATGGGGCTACAAGTCCATTAACAGAAACATTTCTAGTATCAGCAGATCTTTCACTGAACTTTGCCAGTTGGAATGTCCACCAAAGAAATGCAACCAGACATAACAGGGATAGCGTCCTTGAGATCCAAACATCAAAAAAGTGTAGGGGGGGGCGACCCAGATAAACATTTTCCACTTTGATATAAATACGTCTTCAAATGCCATTGGTCAAGGAAACCCTTAACAGTCAAGAGTTTTAGTAGTTTCTGAATTTCTTGACTGATTTCAAATTTCTTGTCAAGTCAATATTGACTTTGATTCTGGCTTGGACCCTTTTTTTGGGGGTGAACTAGAACCTTCTCAAAAGTAAAGAGGATGTCTGtacagaaaaaaaggacaaatttcaATCTTCATTAGCTGTTCTAATATTAGAACATTGATGTTTCATCCCCAAATGGTGAAACAGTATTGAATTTTGGGTGGTGGTAGAGAGAGCTTTTATTATACCTTTTGTATAGTTGTATTCTAATACCTTAACTGATACTGGGGTAtgcctctttcctcctttccccagtTTAgttgtgtgtgcgcacgcacatgTGTGTATGCGTTTCATAATCTAAATGGTTATTTTGCTGTTTACTATCTACCAATTACAACCCAACAGCTTCTCCAACTAACTAGGTCATAAACTATTTTTTCTCATGAGATTCTCCATCCACCAACTTCAGATGACAATCCAGTTTCTAGTTTAGAGTTGTACCTTGAAACCTCGGTTTATATATATTAAGGTAACAAACACAGTTCTGAAGAGGGGCTTCTAAGCCGTGACTCCCTTCCTACGTCTCTCCTTGACAAATGTGCAGTGTATACTTGCCCACAAAAAGCTGCAAACCTGGGGCAGCATAAAGCAAAACTTGCCCAGCTACCTTCACTCTGTTCTTCGCTGGGTGACGGAGAGACACAGATAGCTTCCCACTAACTCAACGGAGAGGCTCACCattaagcaattaaaaatgtattagaagGTGTAGTCTGTCCCATCGTAATACATATCTTGAGCTGAGATACCGGGTTATTATCTTAATCAGTGAGTTACTTCATGGAGCTCACGGCAAACTCTACTGAGTCACTGCAATCTAGAACCAGATGTCCAAGAACTAAAGCCTTCGCCAGATCTTCCTAGACTTCTACTGTACTGCAACTTTCGCTACTTTTAGAGCAAAAGGTAAATTGTTTCTGCAGGAGGAACAAAGTCGAGCGATGTGTCCAATGTAGAGAAAGGAGCCATTGCGGGTGGATTTTCTATGAAAGAATGCTCCTGCTGATAGACTGCTAAAATAACTTCTGGCAAGTCCAGCTCTGGACAGACTGAGCTTGCAGAGTGAGACACAGATATTTACCTCCTCTTCTTTCAGCCAGCAATCTATCCTTTTTCAATAAACACTGAACGGTGCACCAGAGTCTTTTCAGCTAAGTCTCAACATTCGAGATACACAAGCTTTTATGCCTAAGCGCCAACCCAAATTGTGTGGAAGAGGTTGCTATCAGCTCTGGATCAAATTACAGCCGTCACTGAggccccaccccacttctcctTTCGCACAGTCCATTAGACCTGAAAACAAATTTT
It encodes:
- the ZNF462 gene encoding zinc finger protein 462 isoform X3, whose protein sequence is MEVLQCDGCDFRAPSYEDLKAHIQDVHTAFLQPTDVAEDNANEPRSGSMNASNQTEVEYSSIKDEFAIAEDLSGQNATALGTGSYYGHSPGYYGQHIAPNPKPTNKFFQCKFCVRYFRSKNLLIEHTRKVHGAQAEGSSAGPPIPGSLNYNIMMHEGFGKVFSCQFCTYKSPRRARIIKHQKMYHKNNLKETTAPLPAPAPIPDPVVPPVSLQDPCKELPAEVVERSILESMVKPLTKSRGNFCCEWCSYQTPRRERWCDHMMKKHRSMVKILSSLRQQQEGTNLPDVQNKSAPSPTSNSTYLSMNAASREMPSANVSNFRGSISNSIMRPNSSSASKFPSVSYPQMKPKSPHNSGLVNLAERSRYGMADMTNSSADLETNSMLNDSSSDEELNELDSENGLNAMDHQTSGISAEQLMGSDGNKLLETKGIPFRRFMNRFQCPFCPFLTMHRRSISRHIENIHLSGKTAVYKCDECPFTCKSSLKLGAHKQCHTGTTSDWDAVNSQSESLSASLNEGVVSYESSSVNGRKPGVLLDPLQQQQPPPPPPPPPPPPSQPQPPQLQPHQVPAQPQPQPLPVQPPQPPVPGPPLHPYKCTMCNYSTTTLKGLRVHQQHKHSFCDNLPKFEGQPSSLPLESETDSHPSSSNTVKKSQTSILGLSSKNNFVAKASRKLANDFPLDLSPVKKRTRIDEIASNLQSKINQTKQQEDAVINVEDDEEEEEDNEVEIEVELDREEEPTEPVMEVSTSFSAQQIWARDAGEPQKEPSFRSVAHDYNATNGAEIELTLSEDEEDYYGSSANMKDHQVSSTALLNTQTPIYGTEHNNENTDFGDSGRLYYCKHCDFNNKSARSVSTHYQRMHPYIKFSFRYILDPNDHSAVYRCLECYIDYTNFEDLQQHYGEHHPEAMNVLNFDHSDLIYRCRFCSYTSPNVRSLMPHYQRMHPTVKINNAMIFSSYVVEQQEGLNTESQTLREILNSAPKSMATSTPVARGGGLPATFNKNTPSKTYTPECENQKDPSVNTVVVYDCDVCSFASPNMHSVLVHYQKKHPEEKASYFRIQKTMRMVSVDRGSALSQLSFEVGAPMSPKMSNMGSPPPPQPPPPDLSTELYYCKHCSYSNRSVVGVLVHYQKRHPEIKVTAKYIRQAPPTAAMMRGSEGPQGSPRPPAPMQQLNRSSSERDGPPVENEMFFCQHCDYGNRTVKGVLIHYQKKHRDFKANADVIRQHTATIRSLCDRNQKKPASCVLMAPSSAERDKAKLRALKCRQCSYTSPYFYALRKHIKKDHPALKATVTSIMRWAFLDGLIEAGYHCEWCIYSHTEPNGLLLHYQRRHPEHYVDYTYMATKLWAGPDPSPPSLALPTEAKTYRCRDCVFEAMSIWDITNHYQAFHPWAMNGDESVLLDIIKEKDAIENPLPPSAEELVGPVNCENSLPTPLPEQDAECPDDARLSPEKSIQLASANPAISSTPYQCTVCQSEYNNLHGLLTHYGKKHPGMKVKAADFAQDIDINPGAVYKCRHCPYINTRIHGVLTHYQKRHPAIKVTAEDFVHDVEQSADIAQNDVEETSRIFKQGYGAYRCKLCPYTHGTLEKLKIHYEKYHNQPEFDVFSPSPPKLPVSLEPEMTTEVSPSQVSAAEDDMGEEPMSTSHFSASHLVSHTVFRCQLCKYFCSTRKGIARHYRIKHNNVRAQPEGKNNLFKCALCAYTNPIRKGLAAHYQKRHDIDAYYTHCLAASRTISDKPNKVIIPSPPKDDSPQLSEELRRAVEKKKCSLCSFQSFSKKGIVSHYMKRHPGVFPKKQHASKLGGYFTAVYADEHEKPVLMEEEERGSFEKAEVEGSEAAETEWLPFRCVRCFKLSFSTAELLCMHYTDHHSRDLKRDFVILGGGPRLQSPAYQCKHCDSKLQSTAELTSHLNVHNEEFQKRAKRQERRKQLLSKQKYADGAFADFKQERPFGHLEEVPKIKERKVVGYKCKFCVEVHPTLRAICNHLRKHVQYGSVPAVSAAVKGLRSHERSHLALAMFTREDKYSCQYCSFVSAFRHNLDRHMQTHHGHHKPFRCKLCSFKSSYNSRLKTHILKAHAGEHAYKCSWCSFSTMTISQLKEHSLKVHGKALTLPRPRIVSLLSSHAHHSSQKATPAEEVEDSNDSSYSEPPDVQQQLNHYQSAALARNNSRVSPVPLSGAAGGAEQKTEAVLHCEFCEFSSGYIQSIRRHYRDKHGGKKLFKCKDCSFYTGFKSAFTMHVEAGHSAVPEEGPKDLRCPLCLYHTKYKRNMIDHIVLHREERVVPIEVCRSKLSKYLQGVVFRCDKCTFTCSSDESLQQHIEKHNELKPYKCQLCYYETKHTEELDSHLRDEHKVSRNFELVGRVNLDQLEQMKEKMESSSSEDEDKEEEMSSKADDRDLMRFSDHGAAINTEKRFPCEFCGRAFSQGSEWERHVLRHGMALNDTKQVSREEIHLKESVEDSIKMPSIEEKEDDEAIGIDFSLKSETVAICVVAADKSLLENTEAKNE
- the ZNF462 gene encoding zinc finger protein 462 isoform X2, whose amino-acid sequence is MEVLQCDGCDFRAPSYEDLKAHIQDVHTAFLQPTDVAEDNANEPRSGSMNASNQTEVEYSSIKDEFAIAEDLSGQNATALGTGSYYGHSPGYYGQHIAPNPKPTNKFFQCKFCVRYFRSKNLLIEHTRKVHGAQAEGSSAGPPIPGSLNYNIMMHEGFGKVFSCQFCTYKSPRRARIIKHQKMYHKNNLKETTAPLPAPAPIPDPVVPPVSLQDPCKELPAEVVERSILESMVKPLTKSRGNFCCEWCSYQTPRRERWCDHMMKKHRSMVKILSSLRQQQEGTNLPDVQNKSAPSPTSNSTYLSMNAASREMPSANVSNFRGSISNSIMRPNSSSASKFPSVSYPQMKPKSPHNSGLVNLAERSRYGMADMTNSSADLETNSMLNDSSSDEELNELDSENGLNAMDHQTSGISAEQLMGSDGNKLLETKGIPFRRFMNRFQCPFCPFLTMHRRSISRHIENIHLSGKTAVYKCDECPFTCKSSLKLGAHKQCHTGTTSDWDAVNSQSESLSASLNEGVVSYESSSVNGRKPGVLLDPLQQQQPPPPPPPPPPPPSQPQPPQLQPHQVPAQPQPQPLPVQPPQPPVPGPPLHPYKCTMCNYSTTTLKGLRVHQQHKHSFCDNLPKFEGQPSSLPLESETDSHPSSSNTVKKSQTSILGLSSKNNFVAKASRKLANDFPLDLSPVKKRTRIDEIASNLQSKINQTKQQEDAVINVEDDEEEEEDNEVEIEVELDREEEPTEPVMEVSTSFSAQQIWARDAGEPQKEPSFRSVAHDYNATNGAEIELTLSEDEEDYYGSSANMKDHQVSSTALLNTQTPIYGTEHNNENTDFGDSGRLYYCKHCDFNNKSARSVSTHYQRMHPYIKFSFRYILDPNDHSAVYRCLECYIDYTNFEDLQQHYGEHHPEAMNVLNFDHSDLIYRCRFCSYTSPNVRSLMPHYQRMHPTVKINNAMIFSSYVVEQQEGLNTESQTLREILNSAPKSMATSTPVARGGGLPATFNKNTPSKTYTPECENQKDPSVNTVVVYDCDVCSFASPNMHSVLVHYQKKHPEEKASYFRIQKTMRMVSVDRGSALSQLSFEVGAPMSPKMSNMGSPPPPQPPPPDLSTELYYCKHCSYSNRSVVGVLVHYQKRHPEIKVTAKYIRQAPPTAAMMRGSEGPQGSPRPPAPMQQLNRSSSERDGPPVENEMFFCQHCDYGNRTVKGVLIHYQKKHRDFKANADVIRQHTATIRSLCDRNQKKPASCVLMAPSSAERDKAKLRALKCRQCSYTSPYFYALRKHIKKDHPALKATVTSIMRWAFLDGLIEAGYHCEWCIYSHTEPNGLLLHYQRRHPEHYVDYTYMATKLWAGPDPSPPSLALPTEAKTYRCRDCVFEAMSIWDITNHYQAFHPWAMNGDESVLLDIIKEKDAIENPLPPSAEELVGPVNCENSLPTPLPEQDAECPDDARLSPEKSIQLASANPAISSTPYQCTVCQSEYNNLHGLLTHYGKKHPGMKVKAADFAQDIDINPGAVYKCRHCPYINTRIHGVLTHYQKRHPAIKVTAEDFVHDVEQSADIAQNDVEETSRIFKQGYGAYRCKLCPYTHGTLEKLKIHYEKYHNQPEFDVFSPSPPKLPVSLEPEMTTEVSPSQVSAAEDDMGEEPMSTSHFSASHLVSHTVFRCQLCKYFCSTRKGIARHYRIKHNNVRAQPEGKNNLFKCALCAYTNPIRKGLAAHYQKRHDIDAYYTHCLAASRTISDKPNKVIIPSPPKDDSPQLSEELRRAVEKKKCSLCSFQSFSKKGIVSHYMKRHPGVFPKKQHASKLGGYFTAVYADEHEKPVLMEEEERGSFEKAEVEGSEAAETEWLPFRCVRCFKLSFSTAELLCMHYTDHHSRDLKRDFVILGGGPRLQSPAYQCKHCDSKLQSTAELTSHLNVHNEEFQKRAKRQERRKQLLSKQKYADGAFADFKQERPFGHLEEVPKIKERKVVGYKCKFCVEVHPTLRAICNHLRKHVQYGSVPAVSAAVKEAEDPSHFFLDGLEVAKDASGTLVDRVDGEHCLLDGMLEDETRPGGYHCSQCDRVLMSMQGLRSHERSHLALAMFTREDKYSCQYCSFVSAFRHNLDRHMQTHHGHHKPFRCKLCSFKSSYNSRLKTHILKAHAGEHAYKCSWCSFSTMTISQLKEHSLKVHGKALTLPRPRIVSLLSSHAHHSSQKATPAEEVEDSNDSSYSEPPDVQQQLNHYQSAALARNNSRVSPVPLSGAAGGAEQKTEAVLHCEFCEFSSGYIQSIRRHYRDKHGGKKLFKCKDCSFYTGFKSAFTMHVEAGHSAVPEEGPKDLRCPLCLYHTKYKRNMIDHIVLHREERVVPIEVCRSKLSKYLQGVVFRCDKCTFTCSSDESLQQHIEKHNELKPYKCQLCYYETKHTEELDSHLRDEHKVSRNFELVGRVNLDQLEQMKEKMESSSSEDEDKEEEMSSKADDRDLMRFSDHGAAINTEKRFPCEFCGRAFSQGSEWERHVLRHGMALNDTKQVSREEIHLKESVEDSIKMPSIEEKEDDEAIGIDFSLKSETVAICVVAADKSLLENTEAKNE